Proteins encoded together in one Eubalaena glacialis isolate mEubGla1 chromosome 7, mEubGla1.1.hap2.+ XY, whole genome shotgun sequence window:
- the ZNF620 gene encoding zinc finger protein 620 isoform X1, with translation MGHPGSCAEGLVQGGDAGELCKCGFPSCFVHQTCSGLSSGARGTAMGPRSLGTRGETRTDKEESMPKEHISKEAESHGLTLGGLPGNVPQHLGFRSLLEQHSHGMVKRTNSTRRDFTDGSTRHQEACAVESREKCEKLGKYISVSTQLTTNQTVSSGQLSYKCGKCDRCFIRMADFHRHQRCHTGEKSFECKECRKYFRYNSLLIRHQVIHTGKKPFKCKECGRGLSSDMALIQHQRTHTGEKPYECRECGKAFSCSSVFLQHQRFHTGEKLHECDECWKTFSCSSGFIVHQRMHTGEKPYECKECGKRLSSNTALTQHQRIHTGEKPFECKECGKAFNQKITLVQHERVHTGEKPYECKVCGKTFSWCGRFILHQKLHVQKTSIQE, from the exons ATGGGTCATCCTGGATCCTGCGCAGAGGGCCTTGTACAGGGAGGTGATGCTGGAGAATTATGCAAATGTGGCTTCCCTAG CTGTTTCGTTCACCAGACCTGTTCTGGTCTCTCATCTGGAGCGAGGGGAACTGCCATGGGGCCTCGATCCCTGGGAACCC GCGGGGAGACCAGAACTGACAAGGAAGAATCAATGCCAAAAGAACACATTTCCAAAGAAGCAGAGTCCCACGGACTGACATTAGGAGGGCTGCCAGGGAATGTTCCCCAGCACCTTGGCTTCAGGAGCCTCCTAGAACAGCACAGCCACGGGATGGTTAAGAGGACAAACTCAACGAGGAGAGATTTCACAGATGGGTCAACCAGGCATCAGGAGGCCTGTGCTGTGGAGAGCAGGGAGAAGTGTGAGAAACTGGGAAAATACATTAGTGTTAGCACACAACTCACTACGAATCAGACAGTTTCTAGTGGTCAGCTATCTTATAAGTGTGGAAAATGTGACAGATGCTTCATTCGGATGGCAGACTTCCACAGACATCAGAGATGTCACACTGGTGAAAAGTCTTTTGAATGcaaagaatgcagaaaatacttCAGATATAATTCCTTACTTATCCGGCATCAGGTAATCCACACTGGGAAGAAACCATTTAAATGCAAAGAATGTGGGAGAGGTCTCAGTTCAGATATGGCCTTGATTCAGCATCAGAGAACCcacactggagaaaagccctATGAGTGTCGGGAGTGCGGCAAGGCCTTCAGCTGCAGCTCCGTCTTCCTCCAGCACCAGAGGTTCCACACTGGGGAGAAGCTCCATGAGTGCGACGAATGTTGGAAAACTTTCAGCTGTAGCTCAGGTTTCATCGTCCATCAGCGAATGCACACTGGGGAGAAACCCTACGAATGTAAGGAGTGTGGGAAACGATTAAGCTCCAACACAGCCCTGACTCAGCATCAGCGGatccacactggggagaaaccTTTTGAATGTAAGGAGTGTGGGAAGGCCTTCAATCAGAAAATCACCCTGGTTCAGCATGAGCGTGTCCACACTGGTGAGAAACCTTACGAGTGTAAGGTGTGTGGGAAAACCTTTAGCTGGTGTGGAAGGTTCATCCTGCATCAGAAACTCCACGTGCAGAAGACATCTATCCAAGAGTAG
- the ZNF620 gene encoding zinc finger protein 620 isoform X2 — protein MPKEHISKEAESHGLTLGGLPGNVPQHLGFRSLLEQHSHGMVKRTNSTRRDFTDGSTRHQEACAVESREKCEKLGKYISVSTQLTTNQTVSSGQLSYKCGKCDRCFIRMADFHRHQRCHTGEKSFECKECRKYFRYNSLLIRHQVIHTGKKPFKCKECGRGLSSDMALIQHQRTHTGEKPYECRECGKAFSCSSVFLQHQRFHTGEKLHECDECWKTFSCSSGFIVHQRMHTGEKPYECKECGKRLSSNTALTQHQRIHTGEKPFECKECGKAFNQKITLVQHERVHTGEKPYECKVCGKTFSWCGRFILHQKLHVQKTSIQE, from the coding sequence ATGCCAAAAGAACACATTTCCAAAGAAGCAGAGTCCCACGGACTGACATTAGGAGGGCTGCCAGGGAATGTTCCCCAGCACCTTGGCTTCAGGAGCCTCCTAGAACAGCACAGCCACGGGATGGTTAAGAGGACAAACTCAACGAGGAGAGATTTCACAGATGGGTCAACCAGGCATCAGGAGGCCTGTGCTGTGGAGAGCAGGGAGAAGTGTGAGAAACTGGGAAAATACATTAGTGTTAGCACACAACTCACTACGAATCAGACAGTTTCTAGTGGTCAGCTATCTTATAAGTGTGGAAAATGTGACAGATGCTTCATTCGGATGGCAGACTTCCACAGACATCAGAGATGTCACACTGGTGAAAAGTCTTTTGAATGcaaagaatgcagaaaatacttCAGATATAATTCCTTACTTATCCGGCATCAGGTAATCCACACTGGGAAGAAACCATTTAAATGCAAAGAATGTGGGAGAGGTCTCAGTTCAGATATGGCCTTGATTCAGCATCAGAGAACCcacactggagaaaagccctATGAGTGTCGGGAGTGCGGCAAGGCCTTCAGCTGCAGCTCCGTCTTCCTCCAGCACCAGAGGTTCCACACTGGGGAGAAGCTCCATGAGTGCGACGAATGTTGGAAAACTTTCAGCTGTAGCTCAGGTTTCATCGTCCATCAGCGAATGCACACTGGGGAGAAACCCTACGAATGTAAGGAGTGTGGGAAACGATTAAGCTCCAACACAGCCCTGACTCAGCATCAGCGGatccacactggggagaaaccTTTTGAATGTAAGGAGTGTGGGAAGGCCTTCAATCAGAAAATCACCCTGGTTCAGCATGAGCGTGTCCACACTGGTGAGAAACCTTACGAGTGTAAGGTGTGTGGGAAAACCTTTAGCTGGTGTGGAAGGTTCATCCTGCATCAGAAACTCCACGTGCAGAAGACATCTATCCAAGAGTAG